AAAAAGGAGTAACAACTTGCATCAGAAGGGAAATCAGAAAACCAGCTGCACCCTGCACATGCGCCTTCCGTAGAATTTCACAGCAAAATCGTTCGAGTGATAAAGATGGAAACGAGACTGTGGAGTGGTGCTCCTGCCGGTCCCTTGCCGTTGCAGATGCACTAGGAACAGAGTTCACGCTGCGTCTGAAAACGAAGTAAAGGggcaaatcctatttggcgctggTTAACGTGCATTTGGTTAACGGGCACCTGCAGCGTGCACCACCTACCGCGACCTGGACCGGCCCATTAATTTACGTTCTCATTTAGCGACCTGCTGGTTTCGATAACGCCGAGATAACCATCAACCCACTTCCTTCGGACGAGATTTCTTACCTTCTTTCGAATTGATTTACATACTGTATTTTCGAacgattttgtttattttttttacaatttttttctttattcttacAATTTTTGATAAATGATAAATGCGCAAACTTTTTTCCATTTTCGCGTTATTTGGTAAAATCAATGAACTATTTTTCAATTCGTGAACCTTTTTTGAATtcgttgaactttttttaaaatcgatgaactattttttcgAATTCGATGGTTGTTTTTcaaattcaacgaaattttttcTAGTTCAATGAACTTTTataaaaatcaatgaactttttccaaagctcgtCAACTTTcatgaaaatcgatgaacttttttcgaaacgatgaactttttttcaaatgtaTGAACTCTTTTTgaaaattaatgaacttttttcaattttcttaAACTATTTTGTATATCCTGAACTTTTTCAAAATGTTCATTAACTTTTTTCAAACTTGTAAACTTTTTAAAATTCATTAACTTTTCTTGAATTAATAAACTTTTTCAAATTCTGTGAACTTattcaaatttatgaactttttctcgaattagtgaacttttttcaattttcgtTAGGTTTTTTGAATAAGTGAACCTTTTCTTTGTTGAAACAAATTCATGAAGCGGCTCGACAAGCACATTCTCTTGACCAGGGGCGCCATGCCTGGTTAGACCAACCCCATGATCCTTTTTGCATTCCACACCATGTGGACTTCGAGTAATAAAGCTTGGTTCAACCCCTAATGAAAAATCAAATACTTATGTCAACTCCGAAaatcaatgagagagagagagaggggccaaaTCCATGAGAGAGGAGGCAAAAGGAAAGAGAACTGTGAGTTGACGCATTAGTAGGAAATCCGCTGCGAGTATTCAGGTACAACTGTCCATAGGAAACAAAAAAGAGCTACCCGAAATTCAGTTACTCCATATACCACTTATACATACACTTATATGCAGCCACTTCAGGCCAGTTGGAACATGGAAATCTCAAAGGATTTATATAAGATTTAAACTTTTTCTTCAAATTGTTAGGTAGACTTGCCCTCAGTTTCTTGATTAGAAATAAACTAATCACTCTGTAAAGCAATGTATGACGTTTTGGCAGTTCTACAGGACCACAAGAAAATGTGTTTCTTAAACCTTCTGTTTCAGTTTATTTGTACCGCGTGTTTAGAATGAAAGCCATCAGTTGGGGGCTCAGGTGATATTGTCTGCAATGTGCAAACGTTTCCCCAAGAAGTGAAAAGAGAAGCCAGAAATAGACAGGAGTAGAGATCTTGATACAAATTCAAGAAAACCACACACCAATGTTCAACCTTCTTTACAATACTAAAGAGAAACCATACACGACCGTAGCGGATACAGCACTCGACACACAGCTCTTGCTGAATGGGAATTTCACTCTTGGCACAGTTTTAGCAGGTTTGAACAACTATTCCGGTGGTACATATAGCAGTAGTGATGGTGATGTATACATCTCCATATTTTACAACATCAGTGCTGCATTCTAAGCAGCAACGAGTGTGGTCACTGCCGGAGCCTGGACTTGCCCCGGAGTTGCCAGCTGACTGATGTTCGCTGGACGAATCCGGCCGCTTGCGAGCCCGGCAGTCAGGTCCTCCACTTCCAGTTTCAGCACGTCTCGGCGGTTGCCAATGTCACCTGCGTACCTGCTGACACAGTACACCCCAACAGCCATCACTGCCACTCCATAGATGTTTGTGGTTACTAGGCGGAAAGGGGTTGAAACCACAGCAGCAAGAGGGCCACCGATGATGGACACAGCCTGCCCACTCTGCCCGAGCCCGACGTTGCCCTGCTCAGCCACAAGCAGACCAGTCTTGCAGTATATCGCAAAGTCCTCGCAGTTGTTCTTGAACAGGCTGTAGCACCTGAAACCATTGGTCAACAAGTATTTGGCGCGTCGGACAACCACCTCGCCGGGATCAGTGGCGGCAAGCGTGCAGGTCCCTCCTCGCACTTTGGCAAGGAAGAGTGCCGGGTTGACGTCATACTCGAAACGATAGAGGGCACCCCCTGCCAGGAAACAGCTGAGGCAAGAGGAAGTCACACCATTTGTCTCCGCGGCGGTGGTGGCTTCTTCGCTGCTGCATACTAAGCATGGTGTGGTGCTCCTATTAGGGCCAGAGCTCACAAGAAGAAAATCAATGACAGTTCCTGTTCCGACTTCTTGGTCCCTTCCTCTGGTAAAATGAATCACCTTATCATCGCCCACATATATTCCTGCAGAGAAATATACGGTTATACGTGCACAAAGCTACAAGAGTGAAGCGCCTATTAGTGTTCTGACAAATACGCAAATAATTTGCGACATCATGGCAACAGAGGTTTTCGCTACAGCCAGACTAATCATCTGTTTTTGCAATTTCATCATTTGATTTCATGGTAAGGATTACTCACATACATAAGTTGATGCCCCCTCTATATAGTACTCCCcccgttcactattataagatgttctaacttcttTCTAAATCAGATGtatctagacacgttttagtgtatTTGTTTACTCATTTCAGTCTGTACATAGTCCATATTGAAGTATCCAAAACATCTTGTAATAGCGAACAGAGGACGTATGAACTAAGTAAACATATGCTATACACAGGACACAGCACATGTTTGCATTCACCCGTTGAAACTAGAGTGGCTTATGACAACCACATCTGTTATCCAGCCAATCAAAGCACTACCAAAATCTAATTGTGGACACATCTGCATGCATCCCAGTTTAGTACTGAATCTCCTAATTACCTAAAATTGCCAAACGACAAAGATGTAATTTCCAACAAGAACTGCAGACACATGGCATTACAGACAAATTCATACTCTTCTCAATTCATTGTTCCAAAACGTAAAGCTATCAATTAACAACCAGAACCAAAACCTACACGGAAGCGAAATAACACGATTTAATCAGAACTGAAAATAATAATATTGGAAGGAACAGATTCCGCACCGTGATGCGCGTAGACCCACGCGGCCCTCCACGAGTAGATGTGATCCCCCGCCTTCAGGCTCTCCTTCCCGATCCTAACCAAACCAAACCGCACAAAAAAGGAACCAATCAATTCACCGACGCAGAGCAAATTAAAAGCCATTGCAGCAGCGCAGGGTATGAAATCGAAAGAATGGGGCGATTCGGAGCTATACCTGTTGGACAGCAGACCCATGGAGACGGACGGGGGGCGGCGGATCGGACGGCGAGCAGGCGGCGGGCggagaggagggcgaggaggaaggagaggggcggAAGCGAGAAGGCGCCTTGCGCTTTGGAGTAAAGCACGAAAAAGTGGGAGGGGATCGGGGGGGAATGGGCCGTAGGATTCACGAGACGCTGATCTCGTTTGACGCACACGCGTAACCGGTGCCTTTATCATACGACGACGGAATACTTCGTTTTGCACCCCTGGCTTTCGCAGTAATTAGTTAACGCGTCCTTGTAGGACTATTTGTGAGACTTTGTTTACTAATCTCATCTTTGAGTAGTCAAGTTAAATTTGGTCTCTTTTCACAAAATATCAATTTAATTTGACCACTGTTATGTATTTTTGCAAGACTAGCTGGTTTTCAAAACTGTGGGACGAGATGATTTTGATCTAGATTTGTCATGAGAAGCACTTTAAACTTCAGTTAACAATATTGCTATGGTATGAAGACATTGCATTCGTATTTTCGAACAGAGTCCAAACCACAACGGTTAACAGCTCTTCCTCTAACTTAGCCTTAACAACGAAGGTTACCGAGGCCGCGTCAAGAGAAAAATTTTCAGTGGTCGGCCGCACGAGCGCTGTCGGCAGGAGCAGCGTCTGAAGCGCGTCTGCTCTCGCGAGCTGAAGCGGAGTGGAGTAAAGGATTTCGTCTTCAGCCTGTCCACGCAGAGCCCCTCGGTACGCGTGGCATCGTCCTGGCGGGGCGGCTACCCAAGCCGAGTGAGCGACCGAGCTGCACCTGCACGCGTTGCCGGAGCACAACCAAAGCTGTGGCACATTGCAGTCACATCTCGACATAAACACAGGTCGACGTCGGCTAGTCCAAAACCACCAGGTCAAATAAGAAGCAGcaaatcaaatactccctccgttttaaatttaaactaaaaccacgacaagtaatttgaaacggaggaaaTAAGTATTAACAGTAATCATCCCAGCAAAAGATGCCGGCACACTGACAGCCACACAAGTTTATACTGTACAAACAAACGAACGGTCGACCGCAAAATGGGGTCGGCTTGAGGAGTGAAATGCATGAAACCACCACATTATCACATAGTTTGGCAGAAAACACTGGTTTACGAATTTGGGTCAAAAACCACCGATTCTTCGCTTAATCTTTTACAAAAAACACTGATCggtccatttgggcattttaaccgcgattatgacaagtgggccccacaaGAGCTGATATGGCATAACTGTTAGTCCCTGGTATTCTTGTAGATGCACCCTTCAATCAGAAAACAAAAATGCAATTAGGCCCTTGCCATACCCAGCTCGGCTGTACTCTGCCGCCGGCCATCCCGCGCTCATGCGCTGCTTCCCACGT
This DNA window, taken from Triticum aestivum cultivar Chinese Spring chromosome 1D, IWGSC CS RefSeq v2.1, whole genome shotgun sequence, encodes the following:
- the LOC123182169 gene encoding protein LEAD-SENSITIVE 1, which produces MGLLSNRIGKESLKAGDHIYSWRAAWVYAHHGIYVGDDKVIHFTRGRDQEVGTGTVIDFLLVSSGPNRSTTPCLVCSSEEATTAAETNGVTSSCLSCFLAGGALYRFEYDVNPALFLAKVRGGTCTLAATDPGEVVVRRAKYLLTNGFRCYSLFKNNCEDFAIYCKTGLLVAEQGNVGLGQSGQAVSIIGGPLAAVVSTPFRLVTTNIYGVAVMAVGVYCVSRYAGDIGNRRDVLKLEVEDLTAGLASGRIRPANISQLATPGQVQAPAVTTLVAA